The following coding sequences lie in one Arachis stenosperma cultivar V10309 chromosome 5, arast.V10309.gnm1.PFL2, whole genome shotgun sequence genomic window:
- the LOC130980497 gene encoding uncharacterized protein LOC130980497, with amino-acid sequence MASEESFVVLVHHRGSVNRKTRSGVKFTDKNPLCIVVTSTTSYDDLVSAVLMKLGLDGAKRVKKFFYRIPVTVLQNTVRYDCFTINNDVDLQVMFLCRRQFPEVRTPELLARLVDVVSSSGGSNRNTNTIANPSGSSSRPAVASSSVPVYELVVQPVASPSFAVDLNGTEGDEVVERENLPNALVGVAPVGVGDGFLGDEEEDDVEPDMIDDDSADDIGATGPALEVGGSSSGTQQYPPHFSSLDLDAMRDEGVLGHAVGFGARDAEGTTGLTEFQVGQQFQDKDEALLSVKTYSIRRGVQYKVVESDHRRYVDKCSEFENGCTWLIRLSLRKRKGIWEVKRYNGPHTCLATSISSDHRSLDYHVISAFIMPMVRADASVSIKVLLNATAAHFGFKPTYRRVWMAKQKSIALIYGDWDESYNDLPRWVLGLQLTMPGSVVVLKTSPVRVGGQMDESQAYFHRLFWTFPPCIEAFRHCKPLVSIDGTHLYGKYGGTLLIAIAQDGNSNILPVAFALVEGENAESWTFFLSHLRQHVTPQPGLLVISDRHNGIKAALEAPDGGWLPPSAYRAFCIRHVAANFALTFKGKDARRLLVNAAYAKTEVEFDYWFDILRSEDPAMCEWANRIDYSLWTQHRDEGRRFGHMTTNISECVNSILKGVRNLAVASLVKATYGRLAELFVRKGREAEAQMGTGQQFS; translated from the coding sequence atggctagtgaggagagttttgTGGTTTTGGTTCACCACAGAGGATCTGTTAATAGAAAAACTCGTTCCGGAGTAAAGTTTACAGATAAGAATCCTCTATGTATTGTCGTAACATCTACGACGAGTTATGATGACCTTGTTAGCGCTGTACTAATGAAGCTCGGTCTGGATGGTGCGAAGCGGGTAAAGAAGTTTTTCTATCGCATTCCAGTCACGGTGCTACAGAATACCGTGAGGTATGATTGCTTCACGATTAATAATGATGTGGACTTGCAAGTAATGTTTCTTTGTCGGCGGCAGTTTCCGGAGGTGAGGACACCGGAGTTGTTGGCACGGCTGGTTGATGTTGTATCCAGCTCTGGCGGTTCGAACAGGAATACGAACACTATAGCGAATCCATCAGGTTCTAGTTCCCGGCCTGCCGTTGCTTCCTCCTCTGTCCCTGTGTACGAACTAGTGGTCCAACCTGTCGCCTCCCCGTCTTTTGCTGTTGACCTCAATGGCACCGAAGGCGACGAGGTAGTGGAAAGGGAAAATTTGCCGAACGCTTTAGTGGGAGTTGCACCTGTTGGCGTTGGAGACGGTTTTTTGGGTGATGAAGAGGAGGATGACGTCGAGCCGGATATGATTGACGATGACAGCGCTGATGATATTGGAGCGACTGGGCCTGCATTGGAGGTAGGTGGTTCTAGCTCTGGCACACAGCAGTATCCACCACATTTTTCCTCGTTGGACTTGGACGCCATGAGAGATGAGGGAGTTTTAGGGCACGCTGTTGGATTCGGAGCTAGAGATGCGGAAGGGACTACTGGTCTGACAGAGTTTCAGGTTGGTCAGCAATTCCAGGATAAAGATGAGGCCCTTTTAAGTGTGAAGACTTACAGCATCCGGCGAGGGGTACAGTACAAGGTGGTGGAGTCCGATCACCGTCGGTATGTGGACAAGTGTTCCGAGTTTGAGAATGGGTGCACATGGTTGATTCGACTGAGTCTCCGGAAGCGCAAGGGCATTTGGGAGGTCAAACGATACAATGGACCTCACACTTGCCTGGCCACATCCATCTCGAGTGACCACAGGAGTTTGGATTATCATGTGATTTCGGCGTTCATTATGCCAATGGTTAGGGCCGATGCATCTGTGAGCATAAAGGTGCTCCTGAACGCCACGGCAGCGCACTTTGGTTTTAAGCCGACTTACCGGAGGGTTTGGATGGCGAAGCAGAAATCTATTGCCCTCATCTACGGTGACTGGGATGAGTCCTACAACGACCTGCCTAGGTGGGTGTTGGGTTTGCAGCTGACGATGCCTGGTAGTGTTGTGGTCCTTAAGACGAGCCCGGTTCGAGTTGGAGGACAGATGGACGAGTCTCAAGCGTACTTCCACAGGCTTTTCTGGACTTTCCCGCCGTGCATCGAGGCATTCCGTCATTGCAAGCCGCTAGTCAGCATTGACGGCACACATCTGTATGGGAAGTATGGGGGGACGTTGCTCATCGCGATTGCACAGGACGGGAACTCCAACATTCTACCTGTCGCATTCGCACTAGTAGAGGGTGAGAATGCGGAATCCTGGACATTCTTTCTCTCGCACCTTCGACAACACGTGACCCCGCAGCCCGGGCTGCTGGTTATATCGGACAGGCACAATGGCATCAAGGCTGCGCTTGAGGCCCCTGACGGCGGTTGGTTACCGCCATCTGCGTACCGTGCATTCTGCATACGACACGTAGCGGCTAATTTTGCCCTAACCTTCAAGGGCAAAGACGCTAGGAGGCTACTAGTGAACGCGGCATATGCGAAGACCGAGGTTGAATTTGATTACTGGTTTGATATCCTGCGATCTGAAGATCCGGCGATGTGTGAGTGGGCGAACCGGATTGATTACTCGTTGTGGACTCAGCATCGTGATGAGGGGCGGAGATTCGGTCACATGACGACGAACATCTCTGAGTGTGTGAACTCTATCCTAAAGGGGGTCAGAAATCTCGCTGTAGCATCCCTGGTGAAGGCAACATATGGTAGGCTTGCGGAACTCTTTGTTCGCAAGGGGAGAGAGGCTGAGGCCCAGATGGGAACAGGACAACAATTCAGTTAG
- the LOC130980498 gene encoding uncharacterized protein LOC130980498 yields the protein MKTARCFTVTLYDRDNSEFTVAETTPTGSFSLGTYRVSLASRTCDCRYFQALHFPCQHALACCAYSRVTWTSYVHRVYQISSVFSVYRMGFTPPIPEDFWPPYDGPTVIPDPDKRRAREGRPRSTRIRTNMDEADPNRPKRCGLCRQPGHTRRSCPQVGGSSQTGHH from the coding sequence ATGAAGACGGCCAGGTGCTTCACGGTGACGCTGTATGACCGGGATAACTCCGAGTTCACTGTAGCAGAGACCACTCCGACTGGTTCTTTCTCCTTGGGTACTTACAGAGTATCACTTGCCTCTCGGACATGTGACTGCAGGTACTTCCAGGCTCTTCATTTCCCGTGTCAGCACGCACTTGCATGCTGTGCATACTCACGGGTCACCTGGACCTCTTACGTTCACAGGGTCTATCAGATCAGCTCGGTGTTCAGTGTGTATCGGATGGGATTCACACCTCCGATCCCGGAGGACTTCTGGCCACCTTACGACGGGCCCACGGTGATTCCAGACCCTGACAAGAGGCGTGCCAGAGAGGGTCGTCCTAGATCCACTAGGATACGGACGAATATGGACGAGGCAGATCCGAATCGCCCAAAGAGGTGCGGCCTATGTCGCCAACCCGGACACACACGACGTAGTTGCCCACAGGTTGGAGGATCGTCTCAGACAGGACATCATTAG